Proteins encoded together in one Salarchaeum sp. JOR-1 window:
- a CDS encoding ABC transporter substrate-binding protein produces the protein MPSGNNSDEPQTVLLPNRRNVLKTLGVGGAAALAGCSNGGDSTTQSTTTSNTDGTTTQAERTVGGDYISGRASDAKSLYFIGVNDGETADRIGLTMDSLYGITPDQEIFPLWGDVSTEDNRVYEVQLKDNLQWSDPYGQVTAEDFVYLIKNVYQADDNWAGYANPGDWTYTDSNGNTKDIPVEKTGKLTFEVRLNEVDPAFKFKPVLWGLWTLPKDLAKKYVPDKDVEGFKKDSEIQSLSYTGNLGAYTLESWDREAEFTAVRNDSYYMRDAPNAPDRFSEAPYFNSYTYKVIPEESTRLAALKTGEITATGIPSSKAPQYEDSQSINLVTAPQSYLTGLVYNMRSNGWAPFRNTKVRQAFGMAVNKKAIAQNIENGYANPAYTFQPEYSQWFSDDGVTKYGTGDLYGIDKAKQRLQEGLSERSDFHYEDGEVVNNNGEQKTLKFVYVTGNGTTKTMAQYIGQQLNQVGFGTRLVGVKFNTLLNKYVANSYIGEGEPPWSGGPYNAGPREQTASEESWDMNIGIVFNTYPLTPTSTRAFWLKKASTNYYGYYPDAPLKQWYDAASSATDDATRQENLSKIFAALSEEQPENFLVMGTSTSGYQDEVVGPDSGTWNYGYDSQSWYFAQK, from the coding sequence ATGCCATCCGGCAACAACAGTGATGAACCCCAAACGGTTCTCCTCCCGAACCGGCGTAACGTCCTAAAGACCCTCGGTGTCGGCGGGGCGGCGGCGCTCGCTGGCTGTTCGAACGGCGGCGACAGCACGACGCAATCGACGACCACGAGTAACACGGACGGCACGACGACGCAGGCGGAGCGCACCGTCGGCGGCGACTACATCTCCGGCCGCGCGAGCGACGCGAAGTCCCTGTACTTCATCGGCGTCAACGACGGCGAGACCGCAGACCGCATCGGTCTGACGATGGACAGCCTCTACGGCATCACGCCCGACCAGGAAATCTTCCCGCTCTGGGGCGACGTGTCCACGGAGGACAACCGCGTGTACGAAGTCCAGCTCAAGGACAACCTCCAGTGGAGCGATCCCTACGGGCAGGTGACCGCGGAGGACTTCGTCTACCTCATCAAGAACGTCTACCAGGCCGACGACAACTGGGCGGGCTACGCCAACCCCGGCGACTGGACGTACACCGACTCGAACGGGAACACGAAGGACATTCCCGTCGAGAAGACCGGGAAGCTGACGTTCGAAGTCCGGCTGAACGAGGTCGACCCCGCGTTCAAGTTCAAGCCAGTTCTCTGGGGGCTCTGGACGCTCCCGAAGGATCTCGCCAAGAAGTACGTGCCAGACAAGGACGTCGAAGGGTTCAAGAAGGACTCCGAGATTCAGAGTCTCTCCTACACGGGGAACCTCGGGGCGTACACGCTCGAAAGCTGGGACCGCGAAGCGGAGTTCACGGCCGTTCGGAACGACAGCTACTACATGCGGGACGCCCCGAACGCGCCCGACCGCTTCAGCGAAGCGCCCTACTTCAACAGCTACACGTACAAGGTCATCCCCGAGGAGAGCACGCGTCTCGCCGCGCTCAAAACCGGCGAAATCACGGCCACGGGGATTCCGTCCTCGAAAGCGCCCCAGTACGAGGACTCACAGAGCATCAACCTCGTCACCGCTCCCCAGTCCTACCTCACGGGCCTCGTCTACAACATGCGCTCGAACGGCTGGGCGCCCTTCCGGAACACGAAGGTGCGTCAGGCGTTCGGGATGGCGGTGAACAAGAAGGCCATCGCGCAGAACATCGAGAACGGGTACGCGAACCCCGCGTACACGTTCCAGCCCGAGTACTCCCAGTGGTTCAGTGACGACGGCGTCACGAAGTACGGGACGGGCGACCTCTACGGCATCGACAAGGCGAAGCAGCGCCTCCAGGAAGGACTCTCCGAGCGGAGCGACTTCCACTACGAGGACGGCGAAGTCGTCAACAACAACGGCGAGCAGAAGACGCTCAAGTTCGTCTACGTCACCGGTAACGGCACGACGAAGACGATGGCGCAGTACATCGGCCAGCAGCTCAACCAGGTCGGGTTCGGAACCAGACTCGTCGGCGTGAAGTTCAACACGCTCCTCAACAAGTACGTCGCGAACTCATACATCGGCGAGGGCGAACCGCCGTGGTCGGGCGGTCCGTACAACGCGGGCCCGCGCGAACAGACCGCGAGCGAGGAGTCCTGGGACATGAACATCGGTATCGTGTTCAACACGTACCCGCTCACGCCGACGTCCACGCGGGCATTCTGGCTGAAGAAGGCCTCCACGAACTACTACGGCTACTATCCCGACGCGCCGCTCAAGCAGTGGTACGACGCGGCGTCGAGCGCGACGGACGACGCGACGCGCCAGGAGAACCTCTCGAAGATCTTCGCAGCGCTCAGCGAGGAGCAGCCGGAGAACTTCCTCGTGATGGGGACGTCCACGTCGGGCTACCAGGACGAAGTCGTCGGACCGGACAGCGGGACGTGGAACTACGGCTACGACTCGCAGAGCTGGTACTTCGCGCAGAAGTAA
- the hpt gene encoding hypoxanthine/guanine phosphoribosyltransferase has product MDRLKQSLLDAPIIEKDGYQYFVHPISDGVPVLEPGLLREIVIKIIRKAEIEGVDKIVTPAAMGIHISTAVSLMTDIPLVVIRKRSYGLEDEVSLTQQTGYSESEMYINDVHAGDRVLVLDDVLSTGGTLRAITDALDHIGADVSDVVAVIKKEGPNELDESDIDVKTLINVDVVDGEVVITDEGGDY; this is encoded by the coding sequence ATGGATAGGCTCAAGCAGTCCCTCCTCGACGCGCCGATAATCGAGAAAGACGGCTATCAGTACTTCGTCCACCCGATCAGTGACGGTGTTCCCGTTCTCGAACCCGGCCTCCTCCGTGAGATCGTCATCAAGATCATCCGGAAAGCCGAAATCGAGGGCGTCGACAAGATCGTCACTCCGGCGGCGATGGGCATTCACATCTCCACCGCGGTCTCGCTGATGACGGACATCCCGCTGGTCGTCATCCGCAAGCGCTCGTACGGCCTCGAAGACGAGGTCTCCCTGACCCAGCAGACGGGCTACTCGGAGTCCGAGATGTACATCAACGACGTGCACGCGGGCGACCGCGTACTCGTGCTCGACGACGTGCTCTCCACCGGCGGGACGCTGCGCGCCATCACGGACGCCCTCGACCACATCGGCGCGGACGTCAGCGACGTGGTCGCGGTCATCAAGAAGGAGGGGCCGAACGAGCTCGACGAGTCCGACATCGACGTGAAGACGCTCATCAACGTGGACGTGGTGGACGGCGAGGTCGTCATCACCGACGAAGGCGGCGACTACTGA